From a region of the Nitrospira sp. genome:
- a CDS encoding sulfopyruvate decarboxylase subunit alpha yields the protein MIESDVFVQALQDMGVNFFTGVPDSILGGIIAELMTRRLYVPAVREDEAVGMAAGAYMAGRTPAVLMQNSGLGTSLNALISLNLIYQQPCVLIVSWRGQGGKDAPEHLVMGEVMPQLLDTVKIPHRTLTEHTAIEDFRWVAATFMTQRIPVALFITKGVVKGLHP from the coding sequence GTGATCGAGAGTGACGTGTTCGTACAGGCTCTGCAGGACATGGGAGTAAATTTTTTCACCGGTGTGCCGGATTCGATTCTGGGAGGAATTATCGCGGAGTTGATGACCCGCCGGCTCTATGTCCCTGCGGTCCGGGAGGATGAAGCGGTCGGCATGGCTGCGGGCGCATATATGGCGGGGAGAACCCCGGCTGTGTTAATGCAGAACTCAGGGCTCGGCACCTCCCTGAACGCGCTCATTTCCCTTAATCTGATTTATCAACAACCCTGTGTGCTGATTGTGTCATGGCGGGGCCAAGGGGGGAAGGACGCTCCGGAGCATCTGGTGATGGGCGAAGTGATGCCGCAATTGCTCGATACGGTCAAGATTCCACACCGTACCTTGACGGAACACACAGCGATCGAAGATTTCAGATGGGTTGCGGCGACGTTTATGACACAGCGGATTCCGGTCGCGCTTTTTATTACGAAGGGTGTGGTGAAGGGGTTGCACCCATGA